The stretch of DNA CGAGACGTGGCTTTACCGCTGGACGCCGTGACCGACCGCCGTCTCCAACCTCGAGGATCAGCCTCCACCGTGCCATTGGACGAGACAACATTTCCGACCGTGCTGCCCGCCGCCGGGCCTTCGGCAGAGGCCGGCTTGGCCACGGCCTCAGCCGGTTTCGGCCTGCCCTTCGAGGCGCCCCTGGCCATGCCGATCCAGGATCTGGCGCATTGGGATCCCGGGTCCGCCCGAAGGGCGGCACGCCCCGTGCGGGCACCGTGGCTGGCGCGCCTCGCGGTGTTCGGCGGCGCACTGGCGCTGACGGCCTACGGGGGTTGGCAGATGCTGGAGACGGTGTCGGTCTCGGGCAACCCGACCGGCCTGCAGCTCGTCTTGGTGGTCCTGTTCTGCCTGACCTTTTCGTGGATTACGCTCGCCTTCACCAGCGGGCTGCTCGGCTTCGTGATGCTGATGCGGCGCGAGCGAACCCCAGACCGTCCGGCCGCACTGCGGACCCGGACCGCAATCCTGATGCCGGTCTACAACGAGGCAACGGCGCGGACCTTCGCGGGCATCGAGGCGATGCGTGAGGCCGTGGATGCAACGGGGCTCGGCCAGCATTTCGACTGGTTTGTGCTCTCCGATTCGACGCAGGCCGACGCCTGGATCGCCGAGGAACGCGCCTTCCTCGACCTGCGCGAACGCCTCGGGCCGGAGGCACGCCTCTACTACCGGCATCGTCCGAAGAACCATCACCGCAAGGCCGGCAACATCGGCGACTTCGTCACCCGCTGGGGTGGGCACTACGACCACATGCTCGTTCTCGACGCCGACAGCCTGATGAGCGGTCCGGCGGTCGTCGCGCTTGCCGCCGCAATGGAGGCCGATCCCGATGCCGGCATCATCCAGACGCTGCCGCTGATCATCAACCGCAACACGCTGTTCGCCCGTCTTCAGCAATTCGCCGCCCGCATCTACGGACCGGTGATTGCCGCCGGGCTCAGCGCCTGGTCGGGTCGCGACGGGAATTACTGGGGCCACAACGCCATCATCCGCACCCGCGCCTTCGCGGAATCCTGCGGCCTGCCGGACCTCCTCGGCACGCCACCGTTCGGGGGCCATATCCTGTCCCACGATTTCGTGGAGGCGGCGCTCATCCGCCGGGCCGGATGGGCGGTCTACATGCTTCATCGGCTGCCGGGTTCCTACGAGGAGAGTCCGCCCTCGCTGATCGACGTCGCGATCCGCGACCGTCGCTGGGCACAGGGCAATCTCCAGCACGCCCGGGTGATCGGCGCCGCCGGGCTGCATCCGGCAACGCGGCAGCATTTCGCCACGGGAATCGCCGGATACCTCGCGTCGCCGCTGTGGCTGCTGCAGCTGCTCGTCGGTATCCTGCTGGTCCTCCAGACGGCTACGGAGCGGCCCGACTATTTTGCTGGCGCCGGATTCTCGCCGGTCTTTCCGCGGTTCGACCCCGTCCGCGCGCTCCAGCTGTTCGGGCTGACCATGGCGGTCCTGCTCGCGCCGAAGTTCCTGGGCCTGATCCTCGCTCTCCTCGACGGCCCGGTCCGGCGCGCCTGCGGGGGCGCCGGTCGGCTGGTGCTCTCGAGCCTCGTGGAAATCCTGCTCTCGGCGCTGGTCGCGCCCGTGGCGATGGTGATTCAGTCCGGCTCGGTCGTGAGCATCCTGCTCGGGCGCGACACGGGCTGGAACCCGCAGCGCCGCGACGACGGCACGATCCCGCTGCGCGACATCATCGCCCGGCACCGCTGGCACATGGCGCTCGGCCTCGTGGCGGGGATCGCGGCGTTCGCGATCGCCACCTCGCTGTTCCTCTGGATGAGCCCCACGATCGTGGGCCTCGTCCTGGCGATTCCGATCTCCTGGGCGAGCGGCCAGGTCGGCCTTGGCCTGGCACTCAAGGACAAACGCCTTCTTGCCACCCCGGAAGAGGCGACGCCTCCGGAGATCGCCGTGCGTGCCGGCGCGCTGGCCGCGCGTAATACCGCAAAGGGATACGACGAAGCCGACGCGCTGGCGGCGATCCATGCCGATCCCGATTTTGCGACCGCGCATGCGCGGATGCTGCCGATCGGCCGGCCACGACCGCGCGGTGCGATCGATCCGGACCAGACGTTGGCCACCGCAAAGATCTGCGAGGCGGAGACGGTGAGTGAGGCGCAGGTTTGGTTGTCGCCCAAGGAGCGCATGGCGCTGCTGCACGACCGCGCGCTCGTCGACCGGCTGACCCGCCTGACCTAGCGGACGGTCCTCGATCAACCATCTCAGCCGGCATCGGGCGAACGGCTCGGCGCCCGGCCGCAGGCCCGAGGGCGCGGACGTGTGCCACGCGCCGGATCCGTGGTGGCTCGCTTCTGCCGCCGCGAACCCCTTCCTTGGGATCTGGCTGGATTGCCGCCCGGAACCACGCGGCATGCTTGAGAGCTCCCAGGCGAGCCGCGGCGATGGTCGTCAGAAGCGATTAACCATTCGCGTCCTAGGCTCTGCCAGCCTTACCGCCAGCCGCTGATCGGACCTCCGCAATGACGTTGCTGCTCGCGTTCCTGCTTGTGCCGCTCGCCGCGGCGATCGTCCTCGCCCGCGGCGAGCCGATCCGCACAATCAGCTGCCTCGGTGCGATGGGTGTCGGTTGCGTCATCGCCTGCTGGAGCGTGATGAGCCTGATCCGCCAGCGGGCCTGAACCGAGCGGCCGGCCCGTCGCGGGCAGTCAGAGGAACCCCACCTGGCGCGTTCCGCCCGCCAGCGTGCGACCGGCCCGGGCTACAAGCTGGGAAAATGCCAGCGCGGCCGCCGTCGCCTGTGCACGGGATGGGAAGTTCCGCCGCGAGACGAGCACCGTCTCCGCGGTCTCGTTGACGAGAACCCAGGACCATCCCGACCGGCCGCTCTCGCGAATCTCGAATTGCACGGGATGCCTGCCTTCAAGCGACATGCAAGATGGGAACCTTGCGCCAGTCGATGACATCACGATGACACGATCAAACCAAGGTCAAGGCTCGGTCTGATCTGTGAATATCTGACGGTGATATGTTCTGGTTACACTCGATACAGCTCAGATGCGCTATCACCTGCTCAGTTCGTTGAATTGAACCGCGTTTATTGAAACCTGCCGTTGCGGAAACTGGGGCGGGACCTGCAGCGACGCGAGCTGATTGTCCACAAGATCCCGGTATGCGCGAGGTCGTGAAGGCTGCGGCGGATCTGCGCGACGGTCGGTGACCAGTTTGACGCGACCGCCTTGTTTCCGACGGCATGGCGGCTCAGGCAGAGCCTCGATCCAGCCGCCGCAGCCTTTGCCGGAGACCGCATGAAGCCCGTGAACGCGCTCATCGCCGAGGAACTCGGCGTCCGGGAAGCGCAGGTCGCCGCCGCAGTGGCGCTCCTCGACGGCGGGGCCACCGTCCCGTTCATCGCGCGCTACCGCAAAGAGAATACGGGCGGCCTCGACGACACCCAGCTGCGGGGCCTTGAGGAGCGGCTGTCCTATCTGCGCGACCTCACCGAGCGGCGCCGGGTCATCGTCGAGAGCATCACGGCGCAAGGCAAGATGAACCCGGCGCTCGCCGCGGCCCTCCAGGGCGCCGACACGAAGGCGCGGCTGGAAGATCTCTATCTGCCCTTCCGCCCGAAGCGGCGGTCGAAGGCTCAGACCGCCCGGGAGGCGGGGCTGGAGCCGTTGGCGCAGACCCTGCTGACACGGTCCGACAGGGCGCCCGAGCAAGAGGCCCGGCCGTTCGTCTCGATCGAACGCGGCGTACCGGATGTCGAGGCGGCGCTGGAGG from Methylobacterium sp. PvR107 encodes:
- the mdoH gene encoding glucans biosynthesis glucosyltransferase MdoH, with amino-acid sequence MATASAGFGLPFEAPLAMPIQDLAHWDPGSARRAARPVRAPWLARLAVFGGALALTAYGGWQMLETVSVSGNPTGLQLVLVVLFCLTFSWITLAFTSGLLGFVMLMRRERTPDRPAALRTRTAILMPVYNEATARTFAGIEAMREAVDATGLGQHFDWFVLSDSTQADAWIAEERAFLDLRERLGPEARLYYRHRPKNHHRKAGNIGDFVTRWGGHYDHMLVLDADSLMSGPAVVALAAAMEADPDAGIIQTLPLIINRNTLFARLQQFAARIYGPVIAAGLSAWSGRDGNYWGHNAIIRTRAFAESCGLPDLLGTPPFGGHILSHDFVEAALIRRAGWAVYMLHRLPGSYEESPPSLIDVAIRDRRWAQGNLQHARVIGAAGLHPATRQHFATGIAGYLASPLWLLQLLVGILLVLQTATERPDYFAGAGFSPVFPRFDPVRALQLFGLTMAVLLAPKFLGLILALLDGPVRRACGGAGRLVLSSLVEILLSALVAPVAMVIQSGSVVSILLGRDTGWNPQRRDDGTIPLRDIIARHRWHMALGLVAGIAAFAIATSLFLWMSPTIVGLVLAIPISWASGQVGLGLALKDKRLLATPEEATPPEIAVRAGALAARNTAKGYDEADALAAIHADPDFATAHARMLPIGRPRPRGAIDPDQTLATAKICEAETVSEAQVWLSPKERMALLHDRALVDRLTRLT